In Spinacia oleracea cultivar Varoflay chromosome 5, BTI_SOV_V1, whole genome shotgun sequence, a single window of DNA contains:
- the LOC110797050 gene encoding plant UBX domain-containing protein 10, translating into MSRQNSRTRSGDFPNYNGIVRRMINLPRNIMEGFSRAMGQGIDLMNRVERRNQEFLPAPPPPPPPPVLPQPHFPSFPPQYEPNTALINDEWGFLNNFEQNYGVTHPFFYACRFIQALKIAQDEKKLVFLYLHSTNHPFTAEFCRQTLCSEIVVQFIDANFVSWGAISDRGEGLQMGGVLRPASFPFSAVIAPASGDNISVLQQIEGPVSPEELLEILQRTLEEQGVAFSNTRTEDEDKKNADRRLREEQDAAYFASLTLDQEKERLENIPAERTVQKPETITQASNRGLSEWPRQNPTPDKAGHVKESAAMNRENLHKDSPSTANNTQVTQILVRFPNGERKEHSFSATDKVQAIYFYIDSLDLPGVENYRLISSFPRKVYGADQMDMTLEDAGLHPRASLLLDIL; encoded by the exons ATGTCAAGACAAAATTCAAGAACAAGATCAGGAGACTTTCCTAATTACAATGGGATTGTTAGAAGGATGATAAATCTACCAAGAAATATTATGGAAGGATTTTCAAGGGCAATGGGACAaggtattgatttaatgaacaGAGTAGAAAGAAGAAACCAAGAATTCCTCCCtgcaccaccacctccaccaccaccaccagtaCTACCACAGCCTCACTTCCCATCATTCCCACCCCAGTACGAGCCAAACACCGCGTTGATCAACGATGAATGGGGATTTTTGAACAACTTTGAGCAGAATTATGGTGTAACACATCCATTTTTTTATGCTTGTAGGTTCATTCAAGCATTAAAGATTGCCCAAGATGAGAAAAAACTTGTGTTCTTATACTTACATTCTACTAATCATCCTTTTACTGCAGAGTTTTGCAGACAGACTTTGTGTTCAGAGATTGTAGTTCAGTTCATTGATGCTAATTTTGTCAGTTGGGGTGCAATTTCTGATAGAGGAGAGGGTTTGCAGATGGGTGGTGTTTTAAGGCCAGCTAGTTTTCCATTTTCTGCTGTTATTGCTCCTGCTTCTGGTGATAATATCTCTGTTCTGCAACAG ATTGAAGGACCAGTTTCCCCAGAAGAACTACTAGAAATACTACAAAGAACATTGGAAGAACAAGGGGTTGCCTTTAGCAATACAAGAACCGAAGATGAAGACAAGAAAAATGCAGATCGTCGATTGAGGGAAGAACAAGATGCTGCATACTTTGCATCCCTAACATTAGACCAG GAGAAAGAGAGGCTGGAGAATATACCTGCAGAAAGAACAGTTCAGAAACCAGAAACAATAACACAAGCATCAAACAGAGGATTGAGTGAATGGCCAAGACAAAATCCTACACCAGACAAAGCTGGTCATGTCAAAGAATCAGCTGCAATGAATAGAGAAAATCTGCACAAGGATAGTCCCAGTACAGCCAATAATACTCAGGTCACACAG ATATTGGTAAGGTTTCCGAATGGAGAACGAAAGGAGCACAGTTTCTCAGCAACAGACAAAGTGCAGGCAATTTACTTCTACATAGATTCACTGGATTTACCAGGAGTTGAGAATTACAGGTTAATATCAAGCTTCCCAAGAAAAGTTTACGGTGCTGATCAGATGGACATGACTTTAGAGGATGCTGGTCTTCATCCTAGAGCTAGTTTGTTGTTGGACATTCTTTAG